One segment of Trachemys scripta elegans isolate TJP31775 chromosome 1, CAS_Tse_1.0, whole genome shotgun sequence DNA contains the following:
- the LOC117884602 gene encoding putative olfactory receptor 52P1, translating into MASFNFTPSDPSAFTLMGIPGLEDVHMWISIPFSTFYIIGLLGNFMILFVVGKEQTLHKPIYLLLCMLALTDIGISTSVVPKALCIFWFNLKGITMGSCLTQTFFLHAVSVMHSAVLVTMAFDRYVAICSPLRYATILTNARIAKLGLVGLIRAVLFILPLPLLLSRHPFCNNRIIPHTYCEHMAVAKVSCGDITVNRTYGLVMAFVVIGLDLMLVALSYGLIIRAVLRISSKKVHPKALNTCTTHICVMLTSCILFLFSTLTHRFGQGIAPHVHIILTDLFFLIPPMINPIIYGVKTKELREKVGKYTCKCDHRGPLTLILCDKMGKGCRLINQVCSVPVCLS; encoded by the coding sequence ATGGCATCTTTCAACTTCACCCCATCTGACCCTTCAGCATTTACCCTAATGGGCATCCCTGGCCTGGAAGATGTGCATATGtggatttccatccctttctctacATTCTACATTATCGGCCTTTTGGGAAATTTCATGATTCTGTTTGTTGTAGGCAAAGAGCAGACCCTGCACAAGCCAATAtacctgctgctctgcatgctggcgcTCACAGATATCGGCATATCTACCTCTGTCGTGCCAAaggcactgtgtatattttggttcaatttgaaaggAATTACTATGGGTAGCTGCCTCACCCAGACATTCTTCCTTCATGCAGTTTCTGTGATGCACTCAGCCGTCCTCGTGACAATGGCCTTCGATCGCTACGTTGCCATATGTAGCCCTCTGAGATACGCCACCATCCTCACCAATGCACGAATAGCTAAGCTAGGGCTAGTGGGTTTGATAagagctgttctcttcattctgcccctgcccctgctcctgagcAGGCATCCATTCTGTAACAACCGCATTATCCCCCACACGTACTGCGAGCACATGGCTGTGGCGAAGGTGTCGTGTGGGGACATCACAGTCAACAGGACATACGGCTTGGTGATGGCATTTGTTGTCATCGGGTTAGATCTGATGCTTGTTGCCCTGTCCTATGGTCTGATCATCAGGGCCGTCCTCAGAATCTCCTCCAAGAAGGTTCACCCGAAAGCCCTCAACACCTGCACAACCCACATATGTGTGATGCTGACATCTTGTATTCTTTTCCTCTTCTCCACTCTGACACACCGGTTTGGTCAGGGCATCGCTCCCCATGTTCACATCATCTTGACCgacctcttcttcctcatccctCCCATGATCAACCCTATCATTTATGgggtcaaaaccaaagagcttCGTGAGAAAGTGGGCAAATATACCTGCAAATGTGATCACCGGGGGCCACTGACTTTAATCCtatgtgacaaaatggggaaagGATGCCGCCTCATTAATCAAGTGTGCTCTGTCCCAGTTTGTCTGAGCTGA